Proteins encoded in a region of the Schistocerca serialis cubense isolate TAMUIC-IGC-003099 chromosome 6, iqSchSeri2.2, whole genome shotgun sequence genome:
- the LOC126483975 gene encoding peroxiredoxin-6-like — protein MKLESIVPNFKAPSTQGPLDFYKWKGDSWCVLFSHPADFTPVCTTELGRIAVHNPEFQKRGVKLLALSCDKLKDHVDWVNDIKSYCKDIPGDFPYPIVSDETRELAVKLDMIDERDKDNVEKAMTVRAMYVIGPDNRLRLSMVYPASCGRNVDELLRVIDSLQLTDRLKVVATPANWTPGTKVMILPHVPDQDLPKLFPGGVERVSMPSGNNYVRTTTDY, from the exons ATGAAGCTCGAGAGCATCGTACCCAACTTCAAGGCGCCCTCCACGCAGGGGCCACTGGACTTCTACAAGTGGAAAGGCGACTC GTGGTGTGTTCTGTTCTCACACCCGGCAGACTTCACGCCAGTGTGTACCACAGAGCTGGGCCGCATCGCCGTCCACAACCCGGAGTTCCAGAAGCGAGGAGTCAAGCTGCTGGCGCTCTCTTGTGACAAGCTCAAGGACCACGTCGACTGGGTCAAC GACATCAAGTCGTACTGCAAGGACATTCCCGGCGACTTCCCGTACCCCATCGTGTCCGACGAGACGCGCGAGCTAGCCGTCAAGCTGGACATGATCGACGAGCGCGACAAGGACAACGTGGAGAAGGCGATGACGGTGAGGGCCATGTACGTCATCGGGCCGGACAACCGGCTGCGCCTCTCCATGGTGTACCCCGCATCCTGCGGCCGCAACGTCGA tgagctgctgcgCGTGATCGACTCCCTGCAGCTGACGGACCGGCTGAAGGTGGTGGCCACTCCCGCCAACTGGACGCCCGGCACCAAGGTGATGATCCTGCCGCACGTGCCCGACCAAGACCTGCCCAAACTCTTCCCTGGAGGCGTCGAGCGCGTCTCCATGCCCTCCGGCAACAACTACGTGCGAACCACCACCGACTACTGA